GGGTTTTACGAATGGATCACTGACCCCGCCTCCGGGAAAAAACTCCCTTATCACGTCCGGCTCAAAAGCGGCAGGCCTTTCGCGTTCGCCGGGCTTTATTCGCAATGGGAGTGCCCCGATAAGGGCGAACTCCTGAAGACCTGCGCGATTATCACCACGTCGCCGAATTCGCTGATCGAGAAGATTCATGACCGGATGCCGGTCATCCTCGACCCGGGCGCGCACGATCAATGGATCACCCCAGGATTCTCGCCGGGCCTGCAAAATCTGCTGAACTCCTTCCCGTCCGGCCTCATGGAGGCTTACCGCGTATCGACGTTCGTCAACAAGGCCGGGAACGACTCTCCCGAATGCGTCCGCCCGCTGAAGGAGAACGAGCTATTCTAAGTCCCTGAGGGACTCCATCGCCCCGCTCCTCGGCATCCATGCCGTCGCAGGACTCCTCACATCTTGTGAGTCGCCCCGCTCCTCGGCATCCATGCCGTCGCAGGACTCCCCTCGACTACGCTCGGGGCA
This genomic window from Brevinematales bacterium contains:
- a CDS encoding SOS response-associated peptidase — encoded protein: MPNEEWLIDFHVEEKDATVSEIDMMPAYNISPGVKTLVVYKNPDTGKNTLGAFKWGLVPHWAADPAIGQKLANARAETLLEKPSFRDAFKKTRCLFIADGFYEWITDPASGKKLPYHVRLKSGRPFAFAGLYSQWECPDKGELLKTCAIITTSPNSLIEKIHDRMPVILDPGAHDQWITPGFSPGLQNLLNSFPSGLMEAYRVSTFVNKAGNDSPECVRPLKENELF